One genomic segment of Vulpes vulpes isolate BD-2025 chromosome 2, VulVul3, whole genome shotgun sequence includes these proteins:
- the SAPCD2 gene encoding suppressor APC domain-containing protein 2 isoform X1: MAGAAMAEPGRGPPGAPAPTPTPGTEGLPRAFLQSLRTLFDILDDRRRGCVHLREIESRWQGADARELPRGVLEGLRQVAPASGYLTFERFVAGLRTSLLSADGGPRGQARAPARGGCPARPGGPPPPPRLVFAPADEPRTVLERKALPPGARPPPAVPGGAARSLEKLCAPAEAAPGPAEPERPQGAALERSPSADAGAAACRPRELSVGDAHRVLRARGERRRHTITNGVDCDLLKQMQELEQEKEVLLQGLEMMARGRDWYQQQLQRVQERQRRLGQSRASADFGAEGSPLPLGRLLPKVQEVARCLGELLTAACASRALPSLSSGPSCPAPGPASPSTTGWQQQTILMLKEQNRLLTQECV; the protein is encoded by the exons ATGGCCGGAGCCGCAATGGCCGAACCGGGCCGCGGGCCGCCCGGCGCTCCCGCGCCCACGCCCACGCCGGGCACGGAGGGGCTGCCGCGCGCCTTCCTGCAGAGCCTGCGCACCCTCTTTGACATCCTGGATGACCGGCGGCGCGGCTGCGTGCACCTGCGCGAGATCGAGTCCCGCTGGCAGGGCGCCGACGCGCGCGAGTTGCCCCGCGGCGTGCTGGAGGGCCTGCGCCAGGTGGCCCCGGCCAGCGGCTACCTCACCTTCGAGCGCTTCGTGGCCGGCCTGCGCACCTCGCTGCTGAGCGCCGACGGCGGCCCGCGGGGCCAGGCGCGAGCCCCGGCCCGGGGAGGCTGCCCGGCGCGGCCTGGGggaccgccgccgccgccgcgcctgGTTTTCGCTCCCGCTGATGAGCCGCGGACGGTCCTGGAGAGGAAGGCCCTACCCCCGGGCGCGCGGCCCCCGCCAGCCGTCCCCGGAGGCGCGGCCCGCAGCCTGGAGAAGCTGTGCGCGCCGGCGGAGGCAGCGCCCGGTCCTGCGGAGCCCGAGCGGCCCCAGGGTGCGGCGCTGGAGCGGAGCCCGAGCGCGGACGCTG GTGCGGCAGCCTGCAGGCCCCGGGAGCTCAGTGTGGGTGATGCCCATCGGGTCCTTCGTGCCCGAGGGGAACGTCGGCGGCATACCATCACCAACGGCGTGGACTGTGACCTG CTAAAGCAGATGCAGGAGCTGGAACAGGAGAAGGAGGTGCTGCTACAAGGTCTGGAGATGATGGCGCGGGGCCGAGACTGGtaccagcagcagctgcagcgTGTACAGGAGCGCCAGCGCCGCCTGGGCCAGAGCAGGGCCAGCGCT GACTTTGGGGCTGAGGGGAGCCCCCTCCCACTGGGCCGGCTGCTGCCCAAGGTACAGGAGGTGGCCCGGTGCCTGGGGGAGCTGCTGACTGCAGCCTGTGCCAGCAGG GCTCTGCCCTCATTGTCCTCGGGGCCCTCGTgtccagccccaggccctgcctcacCCTCCACCACAGGCTGGCAGCAGCAGACCATCCTCATGCTGAAAGAACAGAACCGTCTCCTCACCCAG gaATGTGTctaa
- the SAPCD2 gene encoding suppressor APC domain-containing protein 2 isoform X2 gives MAGAAMAEPGRGPPGAPAPTPTPGTEGLPRAFLQSLRTLFDILDDRRRGCVHLREIESRWQGADARELPRGVLEGLRQVAPASGYLTFERFVAGLRTSLLSADGGPRGQARAPARGGCPARPGGPPPPPRLVFAPADEPRTVLERKALPPGARPPPAVPGGAARSLEKLCAPAEAAPGPAEPERPQGAALERSPSADAGAAACRPRELSVGDAHRVLRARGERRRHTITNGVDCDLLKQMQELEQEKEVLLQGLEMMARGRDWYQQQLQRVQERQRRLGQSRASADFGAEGSPLPLGRLLPKVQEVARCLGELLTAACASRALPSLSSGPSCPAPGPASPSTTGWQQQTILMLKEQNRLLTQEVTSKSERITQLEQEKSSLIKQLFEARALSQQDAGPLDSTFI, from the exons ATGGCCGGAGCCGCAATGGCCGAACCGGGCCGCGGGCCGCCCGGCGCTCCCGCGCCCACGCCCACGCCGGGCACGGAGGGGCTGCCGCGCGCCTTCCTGCAGAGCCTGCGCACCCTCTTTGACATCCTGGATGACCGGCGGCGCGGCTGCGTGCACCTGCGCGAGATCGAGTCCCGCTGGCAGGGCGCCGACGCGCGCGAGTTGCCCCGCGGCGTGCTGGAGGGCCTGCGCCAGGTGGCCCCGGCCAGCGGCTACCTCACCTTCGAGCGCTTCGTGGCCGGCCTGCGCACCTCGCTGCTGAGCGCCGACGGCGGCCCGCGGGGCCAGGCGCGAGCCCCGGCCCGGGGAGGCTGCCCGGCGCGGCCTGGGggaccgccgccgccgccgcgcctgGTTTTCGCTCCCGCTGATGAGCCGCGGACGGTCCTGGAGAGGAAGGCCCTACCCCCGGGCGCGCGGCCCCCGCCAGCCGTCCCCGGAGGCGCGGCCCGCAGCCTGGAGAAGCTGTGCGCGCCGGCGGAGGCAGCGCCCGGTCCTGCGGAGCCCGAGCGGCCCCAGGGTGCGGCGCTGGAGCGGAGCCCGAGCGCGGACGCTG GTGCGGCAGCCTGCAGGCCCCGGGAGCTCAGTGTGGGTGATGCCCATCGGGTCCTTCGTGCCCGAGGGGAACGTCGGCGGCATACCATCACCAACGGCGTGGACTGTGACCTG CTAAAGCAGATGCAGGAGCTGGAACAGGAGAAGGAGGTGCTGCTACAAGGTCTGGAGATGATGGCGCGGGGCCGAGACTGGtaccagcagcagctgcagcgTGTACAGGAGCGCCAGCGCCGCCTGGGCCAGAGCAGGGCCAGCGCT GACTTTGGGGCTGAGGGGAGCCCCCTCCCACTGGGCCGGCTGCTGCCCAAGGTACAGGAGGTGGCCCGGTGCCTGGGGGAGCTGCTGACTGCAGCCTGTGCCAGCAGG GCTCTGCCCTCATTGTCCTCGGGGCCCTCGTgtccagccccaggccctgcctcacCCTCCACCACAGGCTGGCAGCAGCAGACCATCCTCATGCTGAAAGAACAGAACCGTCTCCTCACCCAG GAGGTGACCAGCAAGAGTGAGCGTATCACGCAACTGGAGCAGGAGAAATCTTCCCTCATCAAGCAGCTGTTCGAGGCGCGCGCCCTCAGCCAGCAGGATGCCGGGCCCTTGGACTCCACCTTCATCTAG
- the ENTPD2 gene encoding ectonucleoside triphosphate diphosphohydrolase 2 isoform X3 has translation MGSAAASLTCGAGREVARRAGSPGRSRAASGRGQPWTVPVRAPPQRLPGPRPGPRPPAPRSLSAAASSARAGPWRGRCCRCCPRCYWLRPASPGSCCCASPPATSGSRPPSSMALSWTLALLTHPCSSTSGLQTKRMTQASWASTAPVRCTYGWVGQWFQPRKGTLGAMDLGGASTQITFEMAGPAEDPTNEVQLRLYGQHYRVYTHSFLCYGRDQVLLRLLAGALQTYGFHPCWPRGYSSQVLLQDVYESPCTAAQWPQTFTGSTRVNLSGTSDPALCRGLILELFNFSSCHFSQCSFNGIFQPPVAGNFIAFSAFFYTVDFLRTVMGLPVETLQQLEVAVVTICNQTWSELQARVPGEQARLPDYCAVATFVQQLLSQGYGFQEHAFRGVTFQKKAGDTTVGWALGYMLNLTNLIPAEPPGMRKGTDFSAWVALVLLCAAILLAAAVLLLRRVRAAKLSSTI, from the exons atgggatCTGCCGCAGCTTCTCTCACCTGCGGGGCTGGCCGGGAGGTCGCCAGGCGGGCGGGCAGCCCTGGGCGGTCCCGGGCGGCCAGTGGGCGTGGCCAGCCGTGGACCGTGCCCGTCCGCGCTCCGCCCCAGCGCCTAcccggcccgcgccccggcccTCGGCCTCCAGCGCCCCGCAGCCTCTCGGCCGCCGCCTCGTCCGCCCGCGCAGGCCCATGGCGGGGAAGGTGCTGTCGCTGCTGCCCCCGTTGCTACTGGCTGCGGCCGGCCTCGCCGGGCTCCTGCTGCTGTGCGTCCCCACCCGCGACGTCCGGGAGCCGCCCGCCCTCAAG tatGGCATTGTCCTGGACGCTGGCTCTTCTCACACATCCATGTTCATCTACAAGTGGCCTGCAGACAAAGAGAATGACACAGGCATCGTGGGCCAGCACAGCTCCTGTGAGGTGCACG TATGGCTGGGTGGGCCAGTGGTTCCAGCCAAGGAAGGGGACTCTGGGGGCCATGGACCTAGGGGGCGCCTCCACTCAGATCACCTTCGAGATGGCCGGCCCAGCTGAGGATCCCACCAATGAGGTCCAGCTCCGGCTCTACGGCCAGCACTACCGTGTCTACACCCACAGCTTCCTCTGCTATGGCCGTGACCAGGTCCTCCTGAGGCTGCTGGCTGGTGCACTACAG ACCTATGGCTTCCACCCTTGCTGGCCGAGGGGCTATTCGAGCCAAGTGCTCCTTCAAGACGTGTATGAGTCTCCGTGCACTGCGGCCCAGTGGCCCCAGACCTTCACTGGCAGTACCAGGGTCAACTTGTCGGGGACCAGTGACCCCGCCCTCTGCCGTGGCCTCATCTTGGAGCTCTTCAATTTCTCCTCCTGCCACTTCTCCCAATGCTCCTTCAATGGCATATTCCAGCCCCCTGTGGCTGGGAACTTCATC gccttctctgccttcttctaCACTGTGGACTTCCTGAGGACCGTGATGGGGCTGCCTGTGGAGACCCTGCAGCAGCTAGAAGTTGCGGTTGTCACCATCTGCAACCAGACATGGAGTGAG CTGCAGGCCCGGGTCCCCGGGGAGCAGGCCCGCCTGCCTGACTACTGTGCGGTGGCCACATTCGTGCAGCAGCTGCTGAGCCAGGGCTATGGCTTCCAGGAGCATGCCTTCCGTGGGGTAACCTTCCAGAAGAAG GCCGGGGATACCACGGTGGGCTGGGCGCTTGGCTACATGCTGAACCTGACCAACCTGAtccccgctgagccaccgggaatGCGCAAGGGCACAGACTTCAGCGCCTGGGTGGCCCTGGTCCTGCTCTGCGCTGCCATCCTGCTGGCCGCTGCTGTCCTGCTGCTGCGTCGGGTGCGCGCTGCCAAGTTGTCCAGTACCATCTAG
- the ENTPD2 gene encoding ectonucleoside triphosphate diphosphohydrolase 2 isoform X4, producing MGSAAASLTCGAGREVARRAGSPGRSRAASGRGQPWTVPVRAPPQRLPGPRPGPRPPAPRSLSAAASSARAGPWRGRCCRCCPRCYWLRPASPGSCCCASPPATSGSRPPSSMALSWTLALLTHPCSSTSGLQTKRMTQASWASTAPVRCTITFEMAGPAEDPTNEVQLRLYGQHYRVYTHSFLCYGRDQVLLRLLAGALQTYGFHPCWPRGYSSQVLLQDVYESPCTAAQWPQTFTGSTRVNLSGTSDPALCRGLILELFNFSSCHFSQCSFNGIFQPPVAGNFIAFSAFFYTVDFLRTVMGLPVETLQQLEVAVVTICNQTWSELQARVPGEQARLPDYCAVATFVQQLLSQGYGFQEHAFRGVTFQKKAGDTTVGWALGYMLNLTNLIPAEPPGMRKGTDFSAWVALVLLCAAILLAAAVLLLRRVRAAKLSSTI from the exons atgggatCTGCCGCAGCTTCTCTCACCTGCGGGGCTGGCCGGGAGGTCGCCAGGCGGGCGGGCAGCCCTGGGCGGTCCCGGGCGGCCAGTGGGCGTGGCCAGCCGTGGACCGTGCCCGTCCGCGCTCCGCCCCAGCGCCTAcccggcccgcgccccggcccTCGGCCTCCAGCGCCCCGCAGCCTCTCGGCCGCCGCCTCGTCCGCCCGCGCAGGCCCATGGCGGGGAAGGTGCTGTCGCTGCTGCCCCCGTTGCTACTGGCTGCGGCCGGCCTCGCCGGGCTCCTGCTGCTGTGCGTCCCCACCCGCGACGTCCGGGAGCCGCCCGCCCTCAAG tatGGCATTGTCCTGGACGCTGGCTCTTCTCACACATCCATGTTCATCTACAAGTGGCCTGCAGACAAAGAGAATGACACAGGCATCGTGGGCCAGCACAGCTCCTGTGAGGTGCACG ATCACCTTCGAGATGGCCGGCCCAGCTGAGGATCCCACCAATGAGGTCCAGCTCCGGCTCTACGGCCAGCACTACCGTGTCTACACCCACAGCTTCCTCTGCTATGGCCGTGACCAGGTCCTCCTGAGGCTGCTGGCTGGTGCACTACAG ACCTATGGCTTCCACCCTTGCTGGCCGAGGGGCTATTCGAGCCAAGTGCTCCTTCAAGACGTGTATGAGTCTCCGTGCACTGCGGCCCAGTGGCCCCAGACCTTCACTGGCAGTACCAGGGTCAACTTGTCGGGGACCAGTGACCCCGCCCTCTGCCGTGGCCTCATCTTGGAGCTCTTCAATTTCTCCTCCTGCCACTTCTCCCAATGCTCCTTCAATGGCATATTCCAGCCCCCTGTGGCTGGGAACTTCATC gccttctctgccttcttctaCACTGTGGACTTCCTGAGGACCGTGATGGGGCTGCCTGTGGAGACCCTGCAGCAGCTAGAAGTTGCGGTTGTCACCATCTGCAACCAGACATGGAGTGAG CTGCAGGCCCGGGTCCCCGGGGAGCAGGCCCGCCTGCCTGACTACTGTGCGGTGGCCACATTCGTGCAGCAGCTGCTGAGCCAGGGCTATGGCTTCCAGGAGCATGCCTTCCGTGGGGTAACCTTCCAGAAGAAG GCCGGGGATACCACGGTGGGCTGGGCGCTTGGCTACATGCTGAACCTGACCAACCTGAtccccgctgagccaccgggaatGCGCAAGGGCACAGACTTCAGCGCCTGGGTGGCCCTGGTCCTGCTCTGCGCTGCCATCCTGCTGGCCGCTGCTGTCCTGCTGCTGCGTCGGGTGCGCGCTGCCAAGTTGTCCAGTACCATCTAG
- the ENTPD2 gene encoding ectonucleoside triphosphate diphosphohydrolase 2 isoform X2 produces the protein MAGKVLSLLPPLLLAAAGLAGLLLLCVPTRDVREPPALKYGIVLDAGSSHTSMFIYKWPADKENDTGIVGQHSSCEVHGGGISSYADNPSRAGQSLVECLDQALQEVPRERHVGTPLYLGATAGMRLLKLTSPEASANVLAAVTQTLTQYPFDFRGAHILSGQDEGVFGWVTANYLLENFIKITFEMAGPAEDPTNEVQLRLYGQHYRVYTHSFLCYGRDQVLLRLLAGALQTYGFHPCWPRGYSSQVLLQDVYESPCTAAQWPQTFTGSTRVNLSGTSDPALCRGLILELFNFSSCHFSQCSFNGIFQPPVAGNFIAFSAFFYTVDFLRTVMGLPVETLQQLEVAVVTICNQTWSELQARVPGEQARLPDYCAVATFVQQLLSQGYGFQEHAFRGVTFQKKAGDTTVGWALGYMLNLTNLIPAEPPGMRKGTDFSAWVALVLLCAAILLAAAVLLLRRVRAAKLSSTI, from the exons ATGGCGGGGAAGGTGCTGTCGCTGCTGCCCCCGTTGCTACTGGCTGCGGCCGGCCTCGCCGGGCTCCTGCTGCTGTGCGTCCCCACCCGCGACGTCCGGGAGCCGCCCGCCCTCAAG tatGGCATTGTCCTGGACGCTGGCTCTTCTCACACATCCATGTTCATCTACAAGTGGCCTGCAGACAAAGAGAATGACACAGGCATCGTGGGCCAGCACAGCTCCTGTGAGGTGCACG GAGGGGGCATCTCCAGCTACGCAGACAACCCTTCCAGGGCTGGCCAGAGCCTGGTTGAATGCTTGGACCAGGCACTTCAGGAGGTTCCCAGAGAGAGACATGTGGGCACGCCCCTCTACCTGGGAGCCACAGCAGGCATGCGCCTGCTCAA ACTGACCAGTCCAGAGGCCTCGGCCAATGTGCTTGCGGCTGTGACCCAGACGCTGACCCAGTATCCCTTTGATTTCCGTGGCGCCCACATCCTCTCGGGCCAAGACGAGGGTGTGTTTGGTTGGGTGACCGCCAACTACCTGCTGGAGAACTTCATCAAG ATCACCTTCGAGATGGCCGGCCCAGCTGAGGATCCCACCAATGAGGTCCAGCTCCGGCTCTACGGCCAGCACTACCGTGTCTACACCCACAGCTTCCTCTGCTATGGCCGTGACCAGGTCCTCCTGAGGCTGCTGGCTGGTGCACTACAG ACCTATGGCTTCCACCCTTGCTGGCCGAGGGGCTATTCGAGCCAAGTGCTCCTTCAAGACGTGTATGAGTCTCCGTGCACTGCGGCCCAGTGGCCCCAGACCTTCACTGGCAGTACCAGGGTCAACTTGTCGGGGACCAGTGACCCCGCCCTCTGCCGTGGCCTCATCTTGGAGCTCTTCAATTTCTCCTCCTGCCACTTCTCCCAATGCTCCTTCAATGGCATATTCCAGCCCCCTGTGGCTGGGAACTTCATC gccttctctgccttcttctaCACTGTGGACTTCCTGAGGACCGTGATGGGGCTGCCTGTGGAGACCCTGCAGCAGCTAGAAGTTGCGGTTGTCACCATCTGCAACCAGACATGGAGTGAG CTGCAGGCCCGGGTCCCCGGGGAGCAGGCCCGCCTGCCTGACTACTGTGCGGTGGCCACATTCGTGCAGCAGCTGCTGAGCCAGGGCTATGGCTTCCAGGAGCATGCCTTCCGTGGGGTAACCTTCCAGAAGAAG GCCGGGGATACCACGGTGGGCTGGGCGCTTGGCTACATGCTGAACCTGACCAACCTGAtccccgctgagccaccgggaatGCGCAAGGGCACAGACTTCAGCGCCTGGGTGGCCCTGGTCCTGCTCTGCGCTGCCATCCTGCTGGCCGCTGCTGTCCTGCTGCTGCGTCGGGTGCGCGCTGCCAAGTTGTCCAGTACCATCTAG
- the ENTPD2 gene encoding ectonucleoside triphosphate diphosphohydrolase 2 isoform X1 produces MAGKVLSLLPPLLLAAAGLAGLLLLCVPTRDVREPPALKYGIVLDAGSSHTSMFIYKWPADKENDTGIVGQHSSCEVHGGGISSYADNPSRAGQSLVECLDQALQEVPRERHVGTPLYLGATAGMRLLKLTSPEASANVLAAVTQTLTQYPFDFRGAHILSGQDEGVFGWVTANYLLENFIKYGWVGQWFQPRKGTLGAMDLGGASTQITFEMAGPAEDPTNEVQLRLYGQHYRVYTHSFLCYGRDQVLLRLLAGALQTYGFHPCWPRGYSSQVLLQDVYESPCTAAQWPQTFTGSTRVNLSGTSDPALCRGLILELFNFSSCHFSQCSFNGIFQPPVAGNFIAFSAFFYTVDFLRTVMGLPVETLQQLEVAVVTICNQTWSELQARVPGEQARLPDYCAVATFVQQLLSQGYGFQEHAFRGVTFQKKAGDTTVGWALGYMLNLTNLIPAEPPGMRKGTDFSAWVALVLLCAAILLAAAVLLLRRVRAAKLSSTI; encoded by the exons ATGGCGGGGAAGGTGCTGTCGCTGCTGCCCCCGTTGCTACTGGCTGCGGCCGGCCTCGCCGGGCTCCTGCTGCTGTGCGTCCCCACCCGCGACGTCCGGGAGCCGCCCGCCCTCAAG tatGGCATTGTCCTGGACGCTGGCTCTTCTCACACATCCATGTTCATCTACAAGTGGCCTGCAGACAAAGAGAATGACACAGGCATCGTGGGCCAGCACAGCTCCTGTGAGGTGCACG GAGGGGGCATCTCCAGCTACGCAGACAACCCTTCCAGGGCTGGCCAGAGCCTGGTTGAATGCTTGGACCAGGCACTTCAGGAGGTTCCCAGAGAGAGACATGTGGGCACGCCCCTCTACCTGGGAGCCACAGCAGGCATGCGCCTGCTCAA ACTGACCAGTCCAGAGGCCTCGGCCAATGTGCTTGCGGCTGTGACCCAGACGCTGACCCAGTATCCCTTTGATTTCCGTGGCGCCCACATCCTCTCGGGCCAAGACGAGGGTGTGTTTGGTTGGGTGACCGCCAACTACCTGCTGGAGAACTTCATCAAG TATGGCTGGGTGGGCCAGTGGTTCCAGCCAAGGAAGGGGACTCTGGGGGCCATGGACCTAGGGGGCGCCTCCACTCAGATCACCTTCGAGATGGCCGGCCCAGCTGAGGATCCCACCAATGAGGTCCAGCTCCGGCTCTACGGCCAGCACTACCGTGTCTACACCCACAGCTTCCTCTGCTATGGCCGTGACCAGGTCCTCCTGAGGCTGCTGGCTGGTGCACTACAG ACCTATGGCTTCCACCCTTGCTGGCCGAGGGGCTATTCGAGCCAAGTGCTCCTTCAAGACGTGTATGAGTCTCCGTGCACTGCGGCCCAGTGGCCCCAGACCTTCACTGGCAGTACCAGGGTCAACTTGTCGGGGACCAGTGACCCCGCCCTCTGCCGTGGCCTCATCTTGGAGCTCTTCAATTTCTCCTCCTGCCACTTCTCCCAATGCTCCTTCAATGGCATATTCCAGCCCCCTGTGGCTGGGAACTTCATC gccttctctgccttcttctaCACTGTGGACTTCCTGAGGACCGTGATGGGGCTGCCTGTGGAGACCCTGCAGCAGCTAGAAGTTGCGGTTGTCACCATCTGCAACCAGACATGGAGTGAG CTGCAGGCCCGGGTCCCCGGGGAGCAGGCCCGCCTGCCTGACTACTGTGCGGTGGCCACATTCGTGCAGCAGCTGCTGAGCCAGGGCTATGGCTTCCAGGAGCATGCCTTCCGTGGGGTAACCTTCCAGAAGAAG GCCGGGGATACCACGGTGGGCTGGGCGCTTGGCTACATGCTGAACCTGACCAACCTGAtccccgctgagccaccgggaatGCGCAAGGGCACAGACTTCAGCGCCTGGGTGGCCCTGGTCCTGCTCTGCGCTGCCATCCTGCTGGCCGCTGCTGTCCTGCTGCTGCGTCGGGTGCGCGCTGCCAAGTTGTCCAGTACCATCTAG
- the NPDC1 gene encoding neural proliferation differentiation and control protein 1 isoform X3, with protein MATPVPPPSPRHLRLLRLLLCGLVLGAALRGASAGRPDAAACPGSLDCALKRRARCPPGAHVCGPCLQPFQEDPQGLCVPRMRRPVGESLPRPRLEDEIDFLAQELAHQEPQPPVLAAQPQPDKGQQHLEPVLIVASSVAGAAALAVAALCWCRLQRDIRLTQKADYAAPQAPGSPATPGISPGDQRLAHSAEMYHYQHQRQQMRCLERHKEPPKELESLSSDEENEDGDFTVYECPGLAPTGEMEVRNPLFDHSSLSAPLPQ; from the exons ATGGCGACACCCGTCCCTCCGCCCTCCCCGCGACACCTGCGGCTGCTGCGGCTGCTGCTCTGCGGCCTCGTCCTCGGCGCGGCCCTGCGCGGGGCCTCCGCCGGCCGCCCGG ATGCAGCTGCCTGTCCTGGGAGCCTGGACTGTGCCCTGAAGAGGCGGGCACGGTGCCCCCCAGGCGCGCATGTCTGtgggccctgccttcagcccttcCAGGAAGACCCACAAGGGCTCTGTGTGCCCAGGATGCGCCGGCCTGTGG GGGAGAGTCTGCCCAGGCCCCGATTAGAAGATGAGATTGACTTCCTGGCCCAGGAGCTGGCCCATCAGGAGCCACAGCCCCCCGTGCTCgctgcccagccccagcctgaCAAGGGACAGCAGCACCTGGAGCCTG TGCTCATCGTGGCGAGCTCGGTAGCCGGCGCGGCCGCCCTCGCCGTGGCCGCTCTGTGCTGGTGCAG GCTGCAGCGAGACATCCGCCTGACCCAGAAGGCCGACTACGCGGCCCCGCAGGCGCCCGGCTCCCCCGCCACGCCCGGGATCTCG CCTGGCGACCAGAGGCTAGCGCACAGCGCCGAGATGTACCACTACCAGCACCAGCGGCAGCAGATGCGGTGCCTCGAGCG GCATAAAGAGCCGCCCAAGGAGCTTGAGTCATTGTCCTCAGACGAGGAGAACGAAGACGGTGACTTCACCGTGTACGAgtgcccaggcctggcccca ACCGGAGAGATGGAGGTCCGGAACCCGCTGTTCGACCACTCCTCGCTGTCTGCACCCCTGCCGCAGTGA
- the NPDC1 gene encoding neural proliferation differentiation and control protein 1 isoform X2: MATPVPPPSPRHLRLLRLLLCGLVLGAALRGASAGRPDAAACPGSLDCALKRRARCPPGAHVCGPCLQPFQEDPQGLCVPRMRRPVGESLPRPRLEDEIDFLAQELAHQEPQPPVLAAQPQPDKGQQHLEPAATLGLSERRQGPNLGTSSTGGTPAPTPHTSLGPPVSSVPVHISPLEPRGGRGDGLVLVLIVASSVAGAAALAVAALCWCRLQRDIRLTQKADYAAPQAPGSPATPGISPGDQRLAHSAEMYHYQHQRQQMRCLERHKEPPKELESLSSDEENEDGDFTVYECPGLAPLSS, translated from the exons ATGGCGACACCCGTCCCTCCGCCCTCCCCGCGACACCTGCGGCTGCTGCGGCTGCTGCTCTGCGGCCTCGTCCTCGGCGCGGCCCTGCGCGGGGCCTCCGCCGGCCGCCCGG ATGCAGCTGCCTGTCCTGGGAGCCTGGACTGTGCCCTGAAGAGGCGGGCACGGTGCCCCCCAGGCGCGCATGTCTGtgggccctgccttcagcccttcCAGGAAGACCCACAAGGGCTCTGTGTGCCCAGGATGCGCCGGCCTGTGG GGGAGAGTCTGCCCAGGCCCCGATTAGAAGATGAGATTGACTTCCTGGCCCAGGAGCTGGCCCATCAGGAGCCACAGCCCCCCGTGCTCgctgcccagccccagcctgaCAAGGGACAGCAGCACCTGGAGCCTG CAGCCACCCTGGGGCTCTCAGAGCGCCGCCAGGGCCCCAACCTGGGCACCTCCTCTACTGGGGGAACCCCTGCACCCACACCCCACACCTCCTTGGGCCCCCCCGTGTCGTCAGTACCGGTGCACATTTCCCCCTTGgagccccggggcgggcgcggtGACGGACTCGTCCTCG TGCTCATCGTGGCGAGCTCGGTAGCCGGCGCGGCCGCCCTCGCCGTGGCCGCTCTGTGCTGGTGCAG GCTGCAGCGAGACATCCGCCTGACCCAGAAGGCCGACTACGCGGCCCCGCAGGCGCCCGGCTCCCCCGCCACGCCCGGGATCTCG CCTGGCGACCAGAGGCTAGCGCACAGCGCCGAGATGTACCACTACCAGCACCAGCGGCAGCAGATGCGGTGCCTCGAGCG GCATAAAGAGCCGCCCAAGGAGCTTGAGTCATTGTCCTCAGACGAGGAGAACGAAGACGGTGACTTCACCGTGTACGAgtgcccaggcctggcccca CTGTCCTCTTGA
- the NPDC1 gene encoding neural proliferation differentiation and control protein 1 isoform X1, producing MATPVPPPSPRHLRLLRLLLCGLVLGAALRGASAGRPDAAACPGSLDCALKRRARCPPGAHVCGPCLQPFQEDPQGLCVPRMRRPVGESLPRPRLEDEIDFLAQELAHQEPQPPVLAAQPQPDKGQQHLEPAATLGLSERRQGPNLGTSSTGGTPAPTPHTSLGPPVSSVPVHISPLEPRGGRGDGLVLVLIVASSVAGAAALAVAALCWCRLQRDIRLTQKADYAAPQAPGSPATPGISPGDQRLAHSAEMYHYQHQRQQMRCLERHKEPPKELESLSSDEENEDGDFTVYECPGLAPTGEMEVRNPLFDHSSLSAPLPQ from the exons ATGGCGACACCCGTCCCTCCGCCCTCCCCGCGACACCTGCGGCTGCTGCGGCTGCTGCTCTGCGGCCTCGTCCTCGGCGCGGCCCTGCGCGGGGCCTCCGCCGGCCGCCCGG ATGCAGCTGCCTGTCCTGGGAGCCTGGACTGTGCCCTGAAGAGGCGGGCACGGTGCCCCCCAGGCGCGCATGTCTGtgggccctgccttcagcccttcCAGGAAGACCCACAAGGGCTCTGTGTGCCCAGGATGCGCCGGCCTGTGG GGGAGAGTCTGCCCAGGCCCCGATTAGAAGATGAGATTGACTTCCTGGCCCAGGAGCTGGCCCATCAGGAGCCACAGCCCCCCGTGCTCgctgcccagccccagcctgaCAAGGGACAGCAGCACCTGGAGCCTG CAGCCACCCTGGGGCTCTCAGAGCGCCGCCAGGGCCCCAACCTGGGCACCTCCTCTACTGGGGGAACCCCTGCACCCACACCCCACACCTCCTTGGGCCCCCCCGTGTCGTCAGTACCGGTGCACATTTCCCCCTTGgagccccggggcgggcgcggtGACGGACTCGTCCTCG TGCTCATCGTGGCGAGCTCGGTAGCCGGCGCGGCCGCCCTCGCCGTGGCCGCTCTGTGCTGGTGCAG GCTGCAGCGAGACATCCGCCTGACCCAGAAGGCCGACTACGCGGCCCCGCAGGCGCCCGGCTCCCCCGCCACGCCCGGGATCTCG CCTGGCGACCAGAGGCTAGCGCACAGCGCCGAGATGTACCACTACCAGCACCAGCGGCAGCAGATGCGGTGCCTCGAGCG GCATAAAGAGCCGCCCAAGGAGCTTGAGTCATTGTCCTCAGACGAGGAGAACGAAGACGGTGACTTCACCGTGTACGAgtgcccaggcctggcccca ACCGGAGAGATGGAGGTCCGGAACCCGCTGTTCGACCACTCCTCGCTGTCTGCACCCCTGCCGCAGTGA